In Streptomyces asoensis, a single window of DNA contains:
- a CDS encoding peptidoglycan recognition family protein, with protein sequence MAGVGGPAPGHDPRVKVHYEGTAVSTRLLSDHAACVAEWKAIRASHLANKVENYSDVAYNYAACPHGFLLEGRGVGRRTGANGNQDLNRAHYAIVGLVGSEGLTEPTDAMLSAIRDGIELLREHGAGTEIKGHRDGYATSCPGGPLYAWVQKARRVRPPRPRPPRPRHPLSRRTTCPPR encoded by the coding sequence ATGGCTGGCGTCGGAGGCCCCGCTCCAGGCCACGACCCGCGGGTGAAGGTCCACTACGAGGGGACCGCGGTGTCGACGCGGCTGCTCTCCGACCATGCGGCGTGCGTCGCCGAGTGGAAGGCGATACGGGCCAGCCACCTGGCGAACAAGGTGGAGAACTACTCCGACGTCGCCTACAACTACGCGGCCTGCCCGCACGGGTTCCTGCTGGAGGGCCGCGGCGTCGGCCGGCGCACGGGCGCCAACGGCAACCAGGACCTGAACCGCGCGCACTACGCGATCGTCGGCCTGGTCGGCAGCGAGGGACTGACCGAGCCGACGGACGCCATGCTCTCGGCGATCCGCGACGGGATCGAGCTGCTGCGCGAGCACGGCGCCGGGACCGAGATCAAGGGTCACCGCGACGGCTACGCGACCAGCTGCCCCGGCGGCCCCCTGTACGCGTGGGTGCAGAAGGCGCGCCGCGTCCGGCCGCCGCGCCCACGACCACCCCGACCCCGACACCCCCTGTCCAGGAGGACGACATGCCCGCCCCGATGA